Part of the Macrobrachium rosenbergii isolate ZJJX-2024 chromosome 30, ASM4041242v1, whole genome shotgun sequence genome is shown below.
aagcagtgttaccagacaatctcattgttctggctccatactcaaTCGGTCAGTacagtggaacgggttatgggaacagtgtttgcccgctagtgtggacagggctcaAGATACTAGGTCATCTAGAACACCTGCATGCATGGCCCACAGAAGTTTAAAAGAGAAAGCTGGGAGGAGAGACAttctcttccccctttttttttttgtggccatACACCTTATGTGAGATGCCACCTGTCCCCAAAAGAAGCTGGGTGAGCTACATgacttgagcagccaccacagactCCCCCTGCATGCccccggggaaaaaaaaaaagtacaaagatCTGTGGGCATGGGCAATGtcctgaaggtaaaaaaaaaaaaaggggggggagtgGGGGAGAACAGTCTGTTGTGACCACATTCCTGTCATTAGTACCTGtccaacaggttcttcctgaatgtgagGGCAGACCAGTACCCCAGACCTTGTGAAATCTTGCCCAGAATGTACTGATCACTACATCAGCTGTGAACTACACTAATTTGATCATTACATGAAGTCAAAAGAAGTGCTGCTCTTGGATACTGCTGCTTGGTCAAGCCGGAACTAATGAGTTGTCGGCACCCAGTCTTGAAGGTTGAGTCCTTTACTTTAAGTGGTAATGCAGAGTcgttatatttgtaaatatacccTGTTGACCACCCAGTGAATCAagaaagaaacgagagaatgcGCAAGTCTTGAGACTTGTACCATGGATGCAAAAGGTGTCTCAAAATGCCAACAACATCTGGTGTTCCAAGGTCACCCAGCCAAGTACTGACCAAATCCAACACTGCTAAACTAGCTGATTGGATGGGAAGCAGTACTTTCAAGATGGTATAACTGTTGGCTGTGACTGTTGGCTGTTGTGTCCATGGTCCAGAGGGACAAGGTGAACAGACAGCTTTGGGGTGTCAAGATAGCAGGCCTAACTTGACCATCTTCCAAGGTCAAGTAATCCTTCAGAATGCCGAGGTGCCAAGACCTACTGACCCTAGTGCCTGaacatccatcttgcctggaaTGTGCATCTGTTCACCCGTGCATCTGCACCATCAATTTAAGGAGAAGAAAGGGCACTAGCACCCTTTTTTGGTCGGTTATGGAAGAACTACCATGGTATCGTTGCTAATCAACACCATGGAGTGCCTATTCTGGATCCTGAGGCATGAAAATCTAAGAAGTTCCAGAATACTGGAGTGCAAGTAGGTTTGGTTATGTTAGATACCCAATCTAACCTAACTCAACCTCGATGCCCTGAGGCACAAAGTATCCTCAGAGGGGAATGATTGTGTAGCAACACTCCAAAAGAGATACCTGTCGTCTACTCATAGGCAAAGTCCTGTCTCTTTTCTctgaaagaggaaggggaagagcaGTCAAGCCACGAAGTATCCTTGGTGGGGAATCATGTAGTGACACTCCAAAGGAGATACTTGGCACCTAATCAaggctaagtcctgtctctcTTCTccgaaagaggaagggaaggaatggggagtCCCTTGTCGAAGACCAGCACCTACCTCCAAACTGCATTGAAAGGAATGACGGAGAAGCAGCCCATTAAGAACTGGCCTGACGGTGACCAGAACGGCTTGCAACTGCTGAGACAGTTGTCTCTGTTGAGACCTGCTGAGACAATGGCAACCTTGCTGCTGTATCAGTTAGACTTGCATATACTTATCTTGCTTGGGTGAAAGTCCAGACTTCCCAGGTCCATGCACTCTCAGGTTGCGACCAAACCTGAGAGGTCGGACCTGTCCTATGGGATGCTGCACATGTGAGCTTGCTAGGACCAATCAATCATCGTTATACACCAGGAGACATATCTTAAATGAACGCGCACTAGTTGAAGACAAGAAGAGAAGTCGAGTGAATATTGGGCAGAGGTTTGAAGGTCACAACAGAGATAGGCATGGAGCCATCTGTCTGAAGGAGTACGAAGTCTCCCCGTGAATGAAGAGGGGAAATTGAGGAACAATTGACGGGTGAgtatttggaatatttttctctcaaacCTAACGTAGGACTCAAGTCGGACTCCCTGGTGGTTGCAAGTACATAACATGTCGTTCCTATCTTGAAACGGGTCAGGGAAGAAAGAACTATGACTGTTTTCCAACTACCTGTCACTTTCTGTATGAGAGAGGGACGGTTGTAGAAATCGGGAACCGAACTGTTAACAATTTCCACACTGTGTTCATTCAGCGTTGCCTTGATTTCCCCACAGGGAAAGATTATTTAAGGAGCCAGGACAAATTGTGGACATGGACCGGACGGTTGATAAGGAGTGGTAGGAACTCAAAGGGAAGTTTATGTCCTACcaaaggacatctactacccaggtttCGGCCACCATAATATGATGCATAGAGCTACGGGACCTCCCCCACTGGCGGCTGCACGTGGGGAGGAAAGCAgtcttggcatttttttttttttttacctaactttCTCTtctgggaagggaaggggtttgAAAGGAAAACTTTCAATTGCTTCTGTGGCCCTAAAAGGACCGAAGAACTTCATTGACTTCTCTTGAATCTATCACAAAACTTGGATGTACGATGGCCAGTGGCTAAGACCAATCCCAGAACATATCATTCTaggggtaaaataaaataaattctgattGTACATGGGAATGCCCTGTATGATCAGTATCTATTGGATCCTATTCTGATGAGTAGAGAAGTATGACCGCTTGGTTATGCCGCTCTACTGACTTGAAAAGAAGAGGATCTGTCCTGGCTCTGCCATTTCTACCTGGCACACTCATGGTTCCCCATGTACACCTCGTAAATCGATTGGTACTGACGAGTCTCGAACGTTTGACACAAAAACTACCGACGACTCCAGTTGATGTAACAACCGAGTCACTGAGAGAGGCCGAGGTAACCAGAGAGGGGGGCCTAGTAAACTTCTGAGCTGATCCAAAGACCGTAGACTTGATGGTAGATGAAGACCACAGTCGATCTGTGGAAAGAGAGAACACCCATACAGGTCCTGGAGAACGGTCGTACTCACCCGGTCCAGAAAAGTGTTGCAGTCCCAGCCAGGGAACATTTCTCATACGAAGGGCATGATCCCGATCACGAAAGGTAGGCTGGAGTTGCCCTACAGATGCAACATCGTCTCCATGGCTACCGGACCGTGTTCTTCATGACTGTGGCCTCAATCTTCATCCTAAGAAAGCACCTGTAGAAGACTGTGACCGCACTCTCTCAATGAAAGTCGTTATCAACAAAACCCCCGAAGACACATGGTCAAGTTGCCTGTCAGAGACACGGCCTTCCATAAGGTGTACAGAAACTTAAACTGAAGTCGGAAACACATGGGGATCTGAAGAAACCAATGCTGTCGAAAATGGGACTATCCAGGCTCCGGAAGAGATAGAGTGCCAAAGCTGAAGGTTTGTATACGTTTAGGGACAACTGGAACTACTGagtaggaaaaaaacaaaaattccagtCTTACCTATAAAATGTCTAAGTCCCCCATGGATGAACACAGTCATGAAGGTCTGGTAAAATGATCCCGTTCATCAGATGTGATCATTATTTGAAATGGAACTTGTTTGCTCCAGGAGATTTCTGCAAATTTACGAAcatgagagggagggagggaggaagcaCAGACATAACCACGAATCACACGTGGGAGGGATCTGTGCCCTAGACATCCACACAAGTATCACTGATGCATTCGCCTGACTGTGGAAGAAGTGGTGCTCTTGGAAGAATGATCTGGTGGGGGAGCCGAGTGATTCCGTTTGCCAGGGAACTCTCCATGAGAACGTAGAGCAGAGGCACTGCCCCACAGTGCCATGGAGATGTTGATGATCTTGTTAACAACAAAGTGAATTGGGGGAGCTGCTACAGATATCTTACAGATGTCAGCCAACTGTCCACACAATTGTGGTGACGGGAAACATTCTGTGAAGAGCGATCTATCCACTATGTGGACTTGTTGGGTCCTGGCCCTGGATGTGCTGTGGCGTGGTAACGTTCCCGATTGGGAATTTGCAGGGGTGAAGAAACCTCCACATACTGTACTTGACATTCATTCGGGCTAATTATAAGGGGCTCCAAGTCTATGGGCATAGACAGGGGAGAGCCTAAGGAGGTATATGAAATCAGCGACGGGACACAGCTGTGCAACATCTGAGCGGCTGCACTTCTTCCTTGGCGAGCAAAGCTTCAGTTAAAAATGTTCAGTCACGGTAGCAATGTAAAAAGGTCACAGACTTGCAACATAGTGGCAAAGGCAAAGCTTACTTAGCCTACTCaggttcttctctttcttcgtcGGTCGTACAACATGAAGCAAAGACATGGGAGTGCAAAATTGTACAGCCACGTACCTGCCTTCCTTGGAGAGAGTATCTTTGGCTAATTCGTCCAGAAAACTGCAATGACATCGCTGAAAACAGCAACCAGGAACTGTTCCCGAAAAGAAACTTGCAGGAAGAGAAGCACAAGTATGCCAGAAATTCTGTAGAACTGAAGAAATGTTCGTCCATGCCCTGAGGGACAatagaaggaaggggaaagagatcCAGGTGGGAGTTGCACCGATAACACACGTAAAGGCGGGGAGGAACGCCTGGGGAAGACATGGGCATGACGTACAGCAAAAGACAGAGGTGACGGCTCGACTTCTACTGCACAACCAGTGACAAATGCAGGAGGGGGTGAAGTAGCTCATGAAGGTACAAAACACAACAAAGATGCACACACACCCGAACTGAAGTCAACTAGCTGAATATGGGTTGTAGGCTGTCTCTCCGAAGGAATGTTGTCTTCCTTACAGATACTGTGTAACTTCCAAGGAAGCAAGAAGCTGGAGAGACTGAGATACTGCATACAACGACGAAGAAAGCGAAGGCGGCAATGAAAATCAAGAAAAGCTGTCCCGAGACTTAATCATCCTCATGTTGTAAGGTTTCAGTATTTTCCAATTATCCCAAAACaacaattttactaaaaaattaaaagaaaatgaataaagtataGAACAGCAGGCAGAAGAGGAGACACGTCTGTCTCAGACTACGGCCAAAAGATAAAGTAAAGGAGTGCTGACCAGATGGCAGGTCTTCCTCCCCTGATGtcagtagccaactaccaataatCACCTTGTTTTAAGTTTAATGGCCagttccagcttgcactgaaagtaAATCTCATATGTAAAGACAGAAGGTTTGTATACGTGTAGGAACAATTCAAGCTCTCATGACAGTCTATGACTGTCTGCCTTTACCCCATGCAGTACTTCAATGTGAGCCGCCATGCCGAAAAGTGTGACACTCATACGGAAGAGAAGCAAGATTCagaacattaaatgtaaaaacaaaaacttgttcCAAAATTTTTAGTGAAATCAGAAATCCAATTGGAACCCTTGAATTCTTTCTTGGAGCttccttttaaattttccttagaCCTCAAAGATCAGTGATGATGCAGCTAAAGTTTTTAACCAACTGCTATTACATATTTGTTAATGATTCTTCCACAAAAATCCTGAATTCCGTTAAGCCAGATAAGTTTTTCAGGGCTTAGAAAATCTGTTCCTAAGTACTGTCACTTGATAAAGCAGCTAGTTCTGGGAAACACATTAAGTCCAGTTTGCTGACAGACCAACAAGTTGTCTTCTGTAAGATCTAGACTCCTGCTGCCTGTGAGCCCAACAGGTGGTCACCTTGACATTAAACATTACTCTTGACATTAAACATTACTGAAAACTAAGTGAAGCAGGAGAAACCAAGAATATAGTGGTTTACACTTCAAGTTCCAAACATTTCACTATCAAAACCTTAATTGCATCCGACTGGGGGATGTCTTCCCTGGCTGATCTTTTTCCATGCTTCCAGACATGTCTCTACCTCCTACACCCTTTTCATCATGCTTACATTCTTCATCACTGTTTTAAACGCTGCATTCACAGCTGTCCCATGGACCACCCAACCTCTCACATCAAAGTGTGTACCCTGGTGGAACAAAGACCAGAGCTCTATGCATAAAATGCGCTGCTTGATGTAgcttcaaacaaaaaagaaactctcCTGAATGCCTCACTAcctttataattttcaataaaaatgcaggttaggTCATTCTGAaggcacccaaaggattaaaagtaagttttcttatgattttcgatgaTATTTCAGGTTACGACGATTTTCAGCTTACTATGCAGCATTGGAACAGAACTCCCGTCACaatccggggactgcctgtatcttgtcatataaaaatgatttaaaaagcaTCTAGCTCTCAAATTGAATGGCTCGGATTTACTTTGCTCTTgataatatctttattaattcTGCCTTGATGCTATATCAAAGAAAAGATAGCTAGGCATCCTCTGCCATCTAATCCAGTAGCGAGTCATTGCTAACAAAATTGCAGAGGTAACTCTCCTGCAAAAACCAAGAATTTCAACTGTGAGGACTTGAGAGCACAATGAACAAATTGGTACAGTACCAACAAGGTGATTAagtctaaaattttaaaatcaaaagtagCTGATGACTTTCAGGAACTTGGGGTTAAGGACCATGAATATCTGCAATAAAAATTTACTCCCAAAATGCAGCCTTTTCTACACATGAAATCCATTTAGACAGTTTCTCTGGCCAGGAATCTTTATTGGTCTCATGAGGGTCTGGTCTTGTTTGTGACATCTCGAGACACCTTTTATGGACAAATTTTCATTCTCATCAACTGATTTCTCCATTGTTTTAATCTATCGCAATGAAAAGTCCCCCACCATCTTTGTTGCCCTTTACATGTGAGATAGTGTGATAGGGAATCAATGCTAGTACACTTTCTCCTTACCTTTATGGAAGTATATGAGTCACCGGAGTATCTATTGCTGCTTCTGCAGTATTCATTTCAAGTCTTTTCCTTAGACATACCCTGGAGTTTGAAGCATGGTTTCCTTGACAGCGATAGCAGTTTATGGTGACCAAAGTACTTGGACAGTGGTTCTTTGAACATTCAGAACACATCTGAACAACTGAGCAATCAACATGCTTACGAAGTAAATGGTAAGGGAATCTTGCAACTAGGATAGTTTTGCATTACTGTCAGTACAATGAAGGTCAACAAGATGGCACTGTGAACATCCCCTGCGTTTTATACTTTGTTTACCATTGCTGGATGGTCTTCTCTTTAGAGATTTTACAAGGCTCACTTGAATACCTCACTCCCCTAGTGGTAATGAAGGTTTTAACATGAAAGATCAACTGATTATTGATGTCCTGCAGAGCTTATCTGAAGTAATCTAACATGTCATTTCCATCTTTAACTACACTGGCTTCTCCATACCTTTTCTTATCAGTTTAAAAGATGGTCCCTACTTTCTTTTCAGTAGTCAGCTAATTTGATTATATCACATACTTTCCTCAGCATAGGTggcaacattttattttccatcaacTTATGTAATGAAATCATACTCATCATCCTGGGCATTAGCACTGTTCATTTCATTCATCGTGAGATTTCAGTGCCATCATCTTACTTTCAGCcaaaaagttaaaatacttttttactcTGACAAATGCTAAAATCAGTTCCAGTCTACATACTTATCCAAAAAATTTAGCTAATAATCATTTTCAAGACTGATCCATATTAGTGCAATAAGGTTATTTCTACCCTGAGGTCATATAGGAATTGTCTGTAGTGTGTCCATTGCCACAATGCCCTTATCCAAACCAGCAGTCATCATTTGCCAGGTCAACATTATGGGGTCAGGGGTAATACTCATGGATATGTAAGAAAATTTAAACCATATGAAAATCTTAAACATAGTAGCCATCCATGAAGCCAATTCCATCAGTAAGATCCAACTCCCAAATTTCCTCTCCTCACCTTTCCAAAAAGGGATGGCACCAACATGATTAGAATGACTAAGCTAAGTCTACCTATTGGGAGATCTTACACTAACACAATCATTCTAATTCCAATCATTTTGGCAGGCAAACCTGACAGACTATCAAAAATCCAATCCCCTTACCAAATCACCCCTGGGATCCACAGGCCAGTATTAAGAGATATCAACATGAATAGTCACCTTCATGAAGTCTCATGTTCAAACATTACTGGGTGGTTGACAATCCCACCGCAGCTCTCACTATTTagtttatgatatgaatcccagtCTCAGTTATCATACCTCTTCCTATTTGTCATGCCagtaaaattagacaaaaaatatTCAGGCTAATGAGGCTGAAAGGACTTTAAAGTATATTTACATTCAAGCATGAAAACATATTCCATGGGTTCATAGTCAAGCCATGGCATATATAAGGCATTCCTTCAGTGAGGTAGGGTGCCGAAACAAACAAGTAGAAATCCACTCTGAAGCTCAGGATGTTGTCTGGCAGTGGATACTTTTATACGGGCAGAAGAGAAAGATGTAATGTATCAGGTCATGGTTCGTACCAGGGAGGCATAATATCACAACACATGGTCTTTGTAAATGGGGGACAGGTTCTCCCTCAATTCTGGAGTATACAGGGCTCTTTCGTGTCTTTGGGGCACACAGCTGGCGAACCTGTTTGCAACtagaataaataacaaacttcCAGTGCCTGCTAAGCTCAACCATACTGAATTACTGAAGGTAGTTATGGTATTGAACTCTTGACAGCCTGGATGTGTATGCCTTccttccttgtacttttgttagGCAAGCAGGCTTTAATGAAGCACCATGCCTTTGCGGACACCAGAATGATCCTAACAGCCCAATTGTGGCCATAGCAGGAATGGTTTAAGGACCTCTTTTTCTTGTGGTGGTCAGTCTCAGGACCCTCTTGGTTCACAAGGAACTTGAGCAACCTTATTTCTATAAAGTCCATGAGTCTAGGCtctcttcatcttcctttttGGAGATCATCAGGTGACAActgaatgatttcttttttttcacatacAACTGAAGCCACTGTAAGACAAAGTGATAACAGGGATGCTGATCTGGCAAATGCCACTGTTATCTTTATCCAgatttcttcatcttcctccatttacatataaaattataagttACCAACGTGAAGGGATACAAGGCTGTTCTCCAGCAGGCCTTTTGAATAACATTAACTGGATTCCGAGTACTTTGAAAGATATCTAATTTACACTGACACTGTGGGACAAGTGCTCCTTGAAGTTAACCAAGACCACCTGGCTGGGGTCCTATGCTAGACCTTCAAAGCTCCTTATGAGCCTCACCAAGAAGTACCCCTCCAGAACTGAATCTCAAGACTCATCTTCAAAATGAATTGGTGagcttcatttttcatatggAATCATCACGCATGAAAAAGGTTGGGCACCCTTGCGCCTTTCTTTCTCACTGGGCTGTATTGCTAAGATGCTGATACCAGGCTGATAGGACTACTATCACAGACTGCAGTTAGGTATTTTTACAATAGGAAATTTCCATAAATGAGACTGAATTGTAATGCACCTATCCTCTTCTACTAAATACACGACCAGAATATACACTGaattgtaacaataaaaaaagaaccttTCTAGAATGAATCAACAAGTGACAAAAGCTCATTATTCATTTGGAACCATGGAAACTTTCATAAACAATGAATCTAACAACTGAAGACTCTGCCAACTACAGTCTATAATGCCTACTTGCTTTTATGGTTGCAATCATGGTGATTATCTTATATTAAGAATGATTATATATCTGATTAATTGCCCTTAGATCTTgaactgacaaaatattttagCTGCTGGTTATATAAGTTTCTACCTTATTGTGTGTAGCCTTTTGACACTGGCAATCCTTCAAGGTACCTCACAAGGAGTTAGTATTGCTAGCTGCACGGCACAGTGGTGTTTGAAAATCAAGAAAGTAAGATACTTAATAGGAATTTACAGTactttaacaaattaattttgtttttccttaagtCTGCTGTCCTCTGCACTCCTCACATTCTTTGACtggtaaattaatttcaaaatttaaatatcactTCTTACTCTCTAGTTGCTTGTAATTTTAACTACTAACTTGCTTATGAGTTGGATAATGGGCTTCATGAATCTATCATTCGTTAATTTTTATTCACATGCTGTAGTGGCTTAAATCAAAGAAAAGTACCTTTTACAGTGCCAAGCACAAATTTTAAGTGCCCCTGATACTTCATTTTGCAAATCCTACagtgaaattcaaaacaaattaccCATAAACAAACTTGCAGTTTCAAGTCAAGAGTGAAAATCATACTAGTTCACAAAGGAAATCCTTTATTACCTTTCACGGTATTAAAAAacgtcaaaatattttaattttttacagtatAAATGTATTCAAGTCTTAAATTCCTATTTTTCTTGCCTTTCACGcttgcatttctttttcttctttctaacaGATTCATTCCCTAATTCGTCACTGACCACTACAGAACCATCTTTCAATTGATTGGACCTTGAGGAGTCCACCCCTACCACActttcagtcctctctctcttcctactctTGTGTTCTTCCTTCAGAACATGATCATCATGAACTATGTCACCTTCATCATTCTCTTTATTTACATGCTCAAAGTTACCATCTTTCTCTTTGTGACTGgactttatctttttcttttttggttttacCTCCACTTCATTCTCTGTGTTTGAATTAACCAGTCCTTCAGTTTCTACCAACTTATTCAGTTTACTTAGCCGTTTCCTTTCCTTCTTACTGAGCCTCAATTTGCTGGCTTCATCAGTGTCAGTTACATTAAGGATACTTTcacaattgtctttttttttctttgaattgttCTTTATAACATTCCCCTCTCTGTTTATGTCACTcctttcagtttccatttcacCAATTAATTTTGTCACAATTCCTTCCTCATTTAATTCATAGTGTGTTTCACCATTACAAAGAGTATTACAGTAGGTTCACCAATAAAAGGGCTTCTATTAGCATCATAGTAATTTTCACGCTcagtgcattttttctttttcatctttttctcaacCTCATTCTCATTTCTGACTGGATCATCACCACCATTTGCTTTAGCTAAcaactttctttccttcttacTTAGTTTAGATTTCACTATTTCGACTTCACAATCAACATTTACAGCAGAGCCAGGAAAACCTTTATCATCAGTACCAGTATCATATTCTGTgttatctcttttctttttcttttcttttttgtgcttCCTAGAACATTGCTCAAGGTCAGCATTTTCTGTGAAACCATTAATGGCTTTGTGTAGAAGAGAATGCTCATCACTACAAGCTTTggaaatttcttttctctttgatttcttaattttttcaccaCTTACCTCGACAGCTTCTGGAGAATTCTTGTCACCTGATTTGTTCAATTTTGCTAAGAGTTCCTCTTCTTGCTGTTTGACCCTTGCCAACTTGGCAGTCATGGTTAGTCCATGACGAGCACCTCTGTAAAAGAAATGTGACTTAACTCGAGGACctcaagttatttctttttagctaatcaaaagaaaaacaaagttcaGCTAACTGAACTACAGTATGCAAACACCAAAACTTTAGTATCCATCATTGAAAGGATTTagcttcaagaaaatgaaagtaagaatAGTGGACCTTCTCACACACTGgataatttttaagtttaaaaactgTATTTCACTTCAATTCCTCAGATATCAGACAAACATTCTTGCAATACATAGTGTAATGGTATAATGTAAAGACAGTATAATGCACCTGAAACATAATACAGTACTGGAGTTAGAATATCTTCAATACAAGTGTAGTCAATGTAAAGTCACAAATCATAACATCTTTCAAAtgagaattttgataaaatttattatttggatacttacctattgCTAAGGTTACTTTACGTCGTGCTGTTTAGTGCtattggcattcaaaataaacaaaagcataaagaTTGGCTGACCTGGATGGGCTGTCCAGGATCACCAGTTTTCCCACCAGTGATATTAAAATGTTTGCATTCTTCTCAGAATTCTTCCTGACCACCTAAAATGTGGGGTAGATGGGTGGGTTTCAACTTTAACAGTACtagtaagtatccaaataattattttcctcaaaaaaattctcattattcGGGATGATTCTTACTTAttaagttagctgactaccacactgaaagaggatggtgggttagtggaCCCAGAAAAAACATTCGCTGAGCCAAGCAAATTAAAGCTTTATTTAAAAGGAGGAAAAGCTTCTAAACATATTTTTACCAGTTGCGATCCTTCCTGGTCACCTCCGCCACCAGCGGGGTGTAAGGCCCGCATCAGAGGATCCTTGCAGGGAAAACTATATCTCACTGACTACCAGTGGCTCATGTTCCGAAACTGAAAGCCCGAAATGTCAGTCCAAAACTCAAGACAATTGTCTTTAAATGAGGGTACGTTCCTAGACACCAAAGTGTACCTTCATTCTCCCCAACTCCACACCAGGATTTCCTAACAAACTAATGATAGGAGAGAAAGATTACTTTCATATTTGGTTCATGAGAAAATTATCACCGCTGCAACGATAC
Proteins encoded:
- the LOC136855117 gene encoding G patch domain-containing protein 4-like isoform X1; translated protein: MRCDGKGLGREEDGVANPIKVNGNFSGYGLGHDVGKEFKNQWWDHVYNKTASNMMVAKSEDGSVKVERKEVQDSKKVTPYASAKSSQYSSFVKAGVLENVAEEEDMSLKLSYDELFKICGGKTAHKGARHGLTMTAKLARVKQQEEELLAKLNKSGDKNSPEAVEVSGEKIKKSKRKEISKACSDEHSLLHKAINGFTENADLEQCSRKHKKEKKKKRDNTEYDTGTDDKGFPGSAVNVDCEVEIVKSKLSKKERKLLAKANGGDDPVRNENEVEKKMKKKKCTERENYYDANRSPFIGEPTVILFVMVKHTMN
- the LOC136855117 gene encoding G patch domain-containing protein 4-like isoform X2 — its product is MSSMSKFGRSMLEKYGWSEGKGLGREEDGVANPIKVNGNFSGYGLGHDVGKEFKNQWWDHVYNKTASNMMVAKSEDGSVKVERKEVQDSKKVTPYASAKSSQYSSFVKAGVLENVAEEEDMSLKLSYDELFKICGGKTAHKGARHGLTMTAKLARVKQQEEELLAKLNKSGDKNSPEAVEVSGEKIKKSKRKEISKACSDEHSLLHKAINGFTENADLEQCSRKHKKEKKKKRDNTEYDTGTDDKGFPGSAVNVDCEVEIVKSKLSKKERKLLAKANGGDDPVRNENEVEKKMKKKKCTERENYYDANRSPFIGEPTVILFVMVKHTMN
- the LOC136854829 gene encoding protein FAM133-like, which produces METERSDINREGNVIKNNSKKKKDNCESILNVTDTDEASKLRLSKKERKRLSKLNKLVETEGLVNSNTENEVEVKPKKKKIKSSHKEKDGNFEHVNKENDEGDIVHDDHVLKEEHKSRKRERTESVVGVDSSRSNQLKDGSVVVSDELGNESVRKKKKKCKRERQEK